The bacterium genome has a window encoding:
- a CDS encoding cytochrome c oxidase subunit 3, whose product MSHGVPIANLRSATGIKTAKLATWLVIASEIVIFGGLLVSYLLFRLRHEDWADAASHTQTWAGAFNTFVLLTSSYFVVLAHKAAEEKRGADAYKYLLYTIGGGFVFMCVKAFEYTTKFHHGFTISTGVFWSFYFTATGLHGLHVLAGMVIMYIVGQDAKKNQNLHRVECIGIYWHFVDLVWIFLFPLLYIAK is encoded by the coding sequence ATGTCACACGGAGTACCTATAGCAAATTTAAGATCGGCAACCGGCATTAAAACAGCCAAGCTTGCAACCTGGCTGGTTATTGCGTCCGAAATAGTTATCTTTGGCGGTTTACTTGTAAGTTATTTGTTGTTTCGTTTAAGACACGAAGATTGGGCTGATGCCGCTAGTCATACTCAAACCTGGGCCGGTGCTTTTAATACTTTTGTGCTCTTAACTTCCAGCTATTTTGTGGTGCTTGCTCACAAAGCTGCCGAAGAAAAGCGTGGTGCCGATGCTTACAAATATCTTTTGTACACTATTGGTGGCGGTTTTGTGTTTATGTGTGTTAAAGCTTTTGAGTACACCACAAAATTTCATCATGGTTTTACCATATCAACAGGTGTTTTTTGGTCGTTTTATTTTACCGCTACAGGCTTACACGGCTTGCACGTGTTAGCGGGTATGGTGATTATGTATATTGTTGGCCAGGATGCCAAAAAGAACCAAAACCTTCATCGTGTAGAATGTATTGGTATTTACTGGCATTTTGTGGATTTAGTGTGGATTTTTCTGTTCCCGCTGCTCTACATTGCAAAATAA
- a CDS encoding cytochrome C oxidase subunit IV family protein: MSNNHASENHTAEHHEHPNYKKVYITLLVLLAISVLGPMIGIKALTLITAFGIAIVKAYMVAANFMHLKFEKKYINYFILTCLALMIFFFFAIAPDIMKWEGRNWKGIRPEISHESINGHGHH, from the coding sequence ATGTCTAATAATCATGCAAGCGAAAATCACACAGCCGAGCATCACGAACATCCAAACTATAAAAAGGTTTATATTACCCTTTTAGTTTTATTGGCCATCAGCGTGCTTGGCCCCATGATTGGCATTAAAGCCTTAACCCTTATTACTGCTTTTGGTATTGCCATTGTTAAAGCCTATATGGTGGCAGCCAATTTCATGCATCTTAAATTTGAAAAGAAATACATCAATTATTTCATTCTTACTTGTTTGGCTCTTATGATCTTTTTCTTTTTTGCTATTGCTCCCGATATTATGAAGTGGGAGGGCAGAAACTGGAAGGGTATACGTCCCGAGATTTCCCACGAATCTATCAATGGCCATGGGCACCATTAA
- a CDS encoding cytochrome c oxidase subunit 3, which yields MNSLAHTKNPPISNQVLGMLVFILTEMMIFASFISAFIIIKSGALNWPPLGQPRLPVTTTAFNSFFLMVSAPLFIYAYRLFVQGASISRVKKMYLITAICGSVFFLLQGVEWIKLIQFGLTMSSGVYGSFFYLIVGAHALHVLVALVLLGVMYRRLILNKLHKNAFASTLALWLFVVGVWPVLYSLVYF from the coding sequence ATGAACTCTCTGGCTCACACTAAAAATCCACCGATATCCAATCAGGTTTTGGGCATGCTGGTTTTTATTCTTACCGAAATGATGATTTTTGCGTCATTTATTAGCGCATTTATTATTATTAAATCGGGCGCTCTTAACTGGCCACCTTTGGGTCAACCACGTTTACCGGTAACAACAACGGCATTTAATTCATTTTTTCTTATGGTGAGTGCTCCTCTTTTTATTTACGCCTATCGATTGTTTGTTCAAGGGGCAAGTATCAGTCGTGTAAAAAAAATGTATCTGATTACAGCTATTTGCGGCAGTGTCTTTTTTTTATTGCAGGGTGTGGAATGGATTAAACTGATTCAGTTTGGTTTAACTATGAGCTCGGGTGTGTACGGCAGTTTTTTTTATTTAATTGTGGGGGCACATGCCTTGCATGTTTTGGTGGCTTTAGTGTTATTAGGCGTTATGTACCGCCGGCTTATTTTAAATAAGCTTCATAAAAATGCATTTGCTTCTACTTTGGCATTATGGTTGTTTGTAGTAGGTGTTTGGCCGGTACTGTACTCGTTGGTTTATTTTTAA
- a CDS encoding DUF420 domain-containing protein: protein MNPHTSILPEIIATLNGISFILLVAGRFAIKAGRQALHRTLMLLAVLSSTFFLVFYLMHHYQVGSVPYPYHNWTRILYFVILIPHVILAAFILPFIVIALKHAFKKQLDKHRRVVRWLYPTWLYVSFTGLVVYVMLYQL from the coding sequence ATGAACCCCCATACTTCGATTTTACCCGAAATTATTGCCACACTTAATGGTATCAGTTTTATTTTATTAGTAGCCGGCCGCTTTGCTATAAAAGCCGGTCGTCAGGCCTTGCATCGTACGTTGATGCTTTTGGCCGTTTTAAGCTCCACGTTTTTTTTGGTTTTTTATCTTATGCACCATTATCAGGTAGGTTCGGTGCCGTATCCATATCACAATTGGACCCGTATTTTGTATTTTGTGATTTTAATCCCGCACGTTATTTTGGCCGCCTTTATTTTGCCTTTTATTGTGATTGCTTTAAAACATGCTTTTAAAAAACAGCTTGATAAGCACAGGCGCGTAGTGCGGTGGTTGTACCCGACATGGCTCTATGTTTCGTTTACAGGGCTTGTGGTATATGTGATGCTTTATCAATTGTAA
- a CDS encoding COX15/CtaA family protein: MRLLSILIFLLAFVVVVLGATTRLKNAGLGCPDWPGCYGHLFVPQSSDAIGKGPLSYQQDPNHKALEPEKAWAEMIHRYVAGSLGLLIIVNLILSITNKKNRRLSLIIFAVVLFQALLGMWTVTLKLHPLIVMSHLTGGITVLTLATVLVYRRMEWQVQGNISRGLFVLTLVASIALDIQVVLGGWTSANYAALACPDFPTCQGRFVPEMDFKEGFLLPMHFGANYEYGVMGVPARTAVHMTHRMGALVVFLLLSLTAILNIRQGFIFKKLGWVILVLLIVQILLGISNVVFNLRLPIAVLHNANAALLVQAVMTLLLFQATLKNRHL, encoded by the coding sequence ATGCGTTTGCTTTCTATTCTTATTTTTCTTTTAGCCTTTGTGGTTGTGGTACTGGGAGCCACCACGCGTTTAAAAAATGCGGGCCTTGGTTGTCCCGACTGGCCCGGTTGCTATGGGCACTTGTTTGTTCCTCAGTCGTCCGATGCTATTGGCAAAGGGCCTTTGTCCTACCAACAAGACCCAAATCATAAAGCTTTGGAGCCCGAAAAAGCCTGGGCCGAAATGATTCACCGGTATGTGGCGGGAAGTTTAGGGCTGCTTATCATAGTTAATCTTATTTTATCTATCACCAACAAAAAAAACAGACGCTTATCGCTTATTATATTTGCAGTTGTGTTGTTTCAGGCTTTGTTGGGAATGTGGACGGTTACGCTTAAACTGCATCCGCTTATTGTGATGTCGCATTTAACGGGCGGTATCACGGTGCTAACGCTTGCCACCGTATTGGTTTACCGGCGTATGGAATGGCAAGTTCAGGGGAATATCTCGCGCGGGCTGTTTGTTTTAACGCTTGTGGCGTCTATTGCTTTAGATATTCAAGTTGTGTTGGGTGGTTGGACATCTGCTAATTATGCTGCACTTGCATGCCCCGATTTTCCTACCTGCCAGGGTCGTTTTGTGCCGGAAATGGATTTTAAAGAAGGCTTTTTATTGCCTATGCACTTTGGTGCTAATTATGAATATGGTGTGATGGGGGTACCTGCCCGCACAGCCGTGCACATGACACACCGTATGGGAGCCTTAGTGGTATTTTTATTATTAAGTTTAACGGCCATTCTTAATATAAGGCAGGGCTTTATATTTAAAAAATTAGGTTGGGTTATTTTAGTTCTTCTTATTGTACAAATTTTATTGGGTATTTCTAACGTGGTGTTTAACCTAAGGTTGCCTATTGCTGTATTGCACAATGCTAACGCTGCACTTTTGGTGCAAGCAGTAATGACTTTACTTTTATTTCAAGCTACACTTAAAAATCGCCATTTATAA
- a CDS encoding winged helix-turn-helix transcriptional regulator — MYSSTKELILSLLKEKKEIRPHELIQTLSLTPAAIHRHLVKLTQDGRIEKIGKAPLVYYRLKEQKIIYAPNTILHADEIQTIEDNYLYISPQGKFLKGMEGFYTWAKQTKQDKNFEKLAHAYLAILKTAKNLDYAVIGKEKGFEIIKQN, encoded by the coding sequence ATGTACTCCTCCACCAAAGAGCTGATTCTTTCGCTACTCAAGGAAAAAAAAGAAATCCGCCCTCATGAATTGATTCAAACCTTGAGTCTCACACCGGCCGCCATTCATCGACACCTGGTAAAACTCACACAAGATGGACGCATCGAAAAAATAGGAAAGGCACCACTAGTTTACTACCGCCTCAAAGAACAAAAAATTATTTATGCTCCCAACACTATTTTGCATGCAGATGAAATTCAAACGATTGAAGATAATTATTTATATATTTCACCCCAAGGAAAATTTTTAAAAGGTATGGAAGGTTTTTATACTTGGGCCAAACAAACTAAACAGGATAAAAATTTTGAAAAACTGGCTCATGCTTATTTAGCCATTCTCAAAACCGCTAAAAATTTAGATTATGCTGTTATTGGAAAAGAAAAAGGTTTTGAAATTATAAAACAAAACTAA